The following proteins come from a genomic window of Nostoc sp. TCL26-01:
- a CDS encoding GNAT family N-acetyltransferase gives MKNQKTFHRFIQGARVFLREVRQSDVNETYYQWLNDPEINRYLETRFVHRSLDNISEYVKIMDAKEDEPFFAICLNDNQEHIGNIKLGPINCHHRNADVSLFIGKKELWGQGYAAEAIALVTEFAFKKLNLNKLKAGCYAMNLASAKAFIKCGYQQEGLLRGQVIVDAQDMDVILLGMRAVDFWNSK, from the coding sequence TTGAAAAACCAAAAAACTTTTCATCGATTCATCCAAGGCGCAAGAGTTTTTTTACGGGAAGTTAGACAGAGTGATGTTAACGAAACATATTATCAATGGTTAAATGATCCAGAAATTAATCGCTACTTAGAAACTAGGTTTGTTCACAGGTCTTTAGATAATATTTCAGAATATGTCAAAATAATGGATGCTAAAGAAGATGAGCCTTTTTTTGCTATTTGTTTAAATGATAATCAAGAACATATAGGAAACATCAAACTTGGACCAATTAATTGTCATCATCGGAATGCTGATGTGAGTTTATTCATAGGTAAGAAAGAGCTTTGGGGACAAGGTTATGCTGCTGAGGCAATTGCTTTAGTCACTGAATTTGCTTTTAAAAAACTGAATCTTAATAAACTAAAAGCTGGTTGTTATGCAATGAATTTGGCAAGCGCTAAAGCTTTCATCAAATGTGGATATCAGCAAGAAGGTTTACTGAGAGGACAAGTAATAGTTGATGCTCAAGATATGGATGTGATTTTGTTAGGAATGAGAGCAGTAGATTTTTGGAATAGTAAATGA